The Flavobacteriales bacterium DNA segment CATATCCGTACCCATAACCGTAACCATACCCATACCCATATCCGTAGTTGTAATCTGGTTTTTGGAAATCAACTCGGTTTAAAATAATAGATAAATTACTTATGTTGTTTTCGTACATCAATCGATTAACTACTTCCGTAAAGTTTCTTTTAGAATAGTTAGCTCTAAATACGTATATAGGGATATCTGCTTTTTGAATATTCGCTAATCCATCTGTAACAATACCTACTGGAGGATTATCTAAGATAATTACGTCATATTGCTCTTTGAGTATAGCAAGTAGTTCATTCATTTTGTCGTTTAAAATTAGTTCTGACGGATTTGGAGGGATTGGCCCTGCAGTAATGAAATCCAAGTTAGGCAAGGTGCTTTTGTTTATACAGTTCGCTAATTTGTCTTTTCCAATTAAGAGTGTACTCATGCCTCTTTTGTTCTCAATACCAAAACCAACATGTATTTTGGGTTTCCTCATGTCTAAATCTAAGACGATAACTTTTAATTCGGTGAAAGCAATAATTCCTGCTAGGTTAATGGCAATAAAGGTTTTTCCCTCTCCAGAAACAGTTGATGTTATTGAAATGATTTTAGCGTCACCATCCTTATCGACAAATTGCATATTAGTTCGAATGGAACGAAAAGCTTCGGATATCATGGATTTGGGTTTTTTATCGACTAAAAGCTGTGAGACCGGTATGTCTTCTGAATAATCAGGAACCACTCCAAGTACAGTTGCATTTGTGTGTTTTTTAATGTCGTGAAGACTAGATACGGTATCATGCATAAAATACTTTATAGTAATTAAAACGAAGCCAATAAAGAGGCTAAGAGCCAAACAGGCTAATAGTATATTTTTTTTATTGGGAAAAATAGGAGAAGTAGGCTCATATGCCTTCTTTAATATGATATTG contains these protein-coding regions:
- a CDS encoding polysaccharide biosynthesis tyrosine autokinase, with protein sequence SNIQDKIDNGSETSVYDLLLLMGSSSYNATITNLVSNLHKLLIEKEELFYFAKPDNRAIERIDHTIEVQKKLLLQSLRGTKDKIILLEKSLEEKVKTLEDKIFNTPSKELEYSRLQRIFSINETFYSMLQQKKTEYSISRAGFVSNNIILKKAYEPTSPIFPNKKNILLACLALSLFIGFVLITIKYFMHDTVSSLHDIKKHTNATVLGVVPDYSEDIPVSQLLVDKKPKSMISEAFRSIRTNMQFVDKDGDAKIISITSTVSGEGKTFIAINLAGIIAFTELKVIVLDLDMRKPKIHVGFGIENKRGMSTLLIGKDKLANCINKSTLPNLDFITAGPIPPNPSELILNDKMNELLAILKEQYDVIILDNPPVGIVTDGLANIQKADIPIYVFRANYSKRNFTEVVNRLMYENNISNLSIILNRVDFQKPDYNYGYGYGYGYGYGYGYGYGYYEDKGSEKK